The Arvicanthis niloticus isolate mArvNil1 chromosome 2, mArvNil1.pat.X, whole genome shotgun sequence genome includes a window with the following:
- the LOC143441504 gene encoding zinc finger protein 300-like isoform X1, producing the protein MLKSQGPVLFEDVSVAFTQKEWQLLDAAQRHLYREVMLETYRHLQAVGHNVTKPELICKLEQGEGPWEPPGHGLSVSIFVFTLSGGKARENVV; encoded by the exons atgttaaaaagtCAG GGACCAGTGTTGTTCGAAGATGTGTCTGTGGCCTTCACTCAGAAGGAGTGGCAGTTACTGGATGCTGCCCAGAGGCACCTGTACAGGGAGGTGATGCTAGAGACCTACAGGCACCTACAAGCAGTgg GGCACAACGTAACCAAACCTGAGCTGATATGCAAGTTGGAGCAAGGAGAAGGCCCTTGGGAACCACCAGGCCACGGGCTCTCAG TGAGCATCTTCGTCTTCACGTTGTCCGGTGGGAAGGCTAGAGAAAACGTTGTCTAG
- the LOC143441504 gene encoding zinc finger protein 248-like isoform X3, producing the protein MLKSQGPVLFEDVSVAFTQKEWQLLDAAQRHLYREVMLETYRHLQAVGHNVTKPELICKLEQGEGPWEPPGHGLSEVHRADTTTTNLENRGRYLSQVFVNNETLTKRRSKALKEIVHLATNPEASRTVRQKCRSTEASLEIITGVVTGTNRSYAMKKLDSLGGSRSLDSKHERPHIGCENCEHDPKKKSHSPMVGSAQQPKTLCLEGLLKYKNCGKTSQRKGTSVTHRTVLTGQEPSQDGEYMQATAHKIRFQAFLRTLRERKAQEASQHRKPSCVKSKHEPPGTHVRENLCGCDMLEKPFNEKSDLSRQQRRQPGGEHGERGVSENTIRSSPHLQNEKLHVGEKIFDRGNGGENLRGKPCLTQNQRKCTAEKPKRPDSQTTLKTSHLTIQQRISTREKNPKGDECEKSSRPSLKESRCTQHGRLPLEEKPESQGNEELDHSENQSICKEQKAHECHKCGEGCPKTTGLPQHQSSNTGKKPYACNECDKSFLVKSNLTEHQRTHTGEKPYECKDCGKSFCQKYALTVHQRTHTGEKPYKCNECGKTFCVKSNLTQHQRTHTGEKPYKCSDCWRSFCVKSNLVVHQRTHTGEKPYKCLECGKTFYEKSALTKHQRIHTGEKPYKCEECKKSFSQRSALTKHQRKTHKKKTPTGSLHGQKSETTSKAH; encoded by the exons atgttaaaaagtCAG GGACCAGTGTTGTTCGAAGATGTGTCTGTGGCCTTCACTCAGAAGGAGTGGCAGTTACTGGATGCTGCCCAGAGGCACCTGTACAGGGAGGTGATGCTAGAGACCTACAGGCACCTACAAGCAGTgg GGCACAACGTAACCAAACCTGAGCTGATATGCAAGTTGGAGCAAGGAGAAGGCCCTTGGGAACCACCAGGCCACGGGCTCTCAG AAGTCCACAGGGCCGATACCACGACAACAAATTTAGAAAACAGAGGCAGATATTTGAGTCAAGTCTTTGTCAACAATGAAACATTGActaaaagaagaagcaaggctcTAAAGGAAATAGTTCATCTGGCCACAAACCCAGAGGCCTCAAGAACTGTACGTCAGAAGTGTCGCTCGACGGAAGCCAGCTTGGAAATCATCACAGGAGTAGTTACCGGCACTAACAGAAGCTACGCAATGAAAAAGTTGGATAGTTTAGGTGGGTCTAGGTCCCTTGATTCTAAGCATGAAAGACCTCATATAGGATGCGAAAACTGTGAACATGATCCAAAGAAGAAATCCCACAGCCCTATGGTGGGCTCTGCTCAACAGCCGAAGACATTGTGTTTGGAAGGActtcttaaatataaaaattgtggGAAGACCTCACAGAGAAAGGGAACCTCTGTCACACACCGGACAGTTCTCACAGGACAGGAGCCCTCTCAGGATGGTGAATACATGCAAGCCACGGCCCACAAGATAAGGTTCCAGGCTTTTCTAAGAACCCTGAGGGAAAGGAAGGCACAAGAGGCCAGCCAACATAGAAAACCATCATGTGTGAAGTCAAAACATGAACCTCCAGGAACTCATGTAAGGGAGAATCTCTGTGGCTGTGATATGCTTGAGAAACCTTTTAATGAGAAATCAGATCTTAGCAGACAACaaagaaggcagccaggaggagagcaTGGTGAACGCGGTGTCAGTGAGAACACCATAAGAAGCTCACCCCACCTCCAAAATGAGAAACTTCACGTGGGAGAGAAGATCTTTGACCGTGGGAACGGTGGGGAAAACCTTCGTGGGAAGCCATGCCTTACTCAGAACCAGAGAAAGTGCACAGCAGAAAAACCCAAGCGTCCAGACAGCCAAACAACCTTAAAGACATCACATCTGACCATACAACAGAGAATCAGCACACGGGAGAAAAACCCGAAAGGAGATGAGTGTGAGAAGTCATCACGCCCCTCCCTCAAGGAATCAAGATGCACTCAACATGGGAGACTGCCCTTGGAGGAGAAACCGGAGTCTCAGGGAAATGAGGAGTTGGACCATAGTGAAAACCAGAGCATTTGCAAAGAACAGAAAGCCCATGAGTGCCACAAGTGTGGGGAAGGCTGCCCAAAGACCACAGGCCTTCCTCAACACCAGAGCTCAAACACAGGGAAAAAACCCTACGCTTGCAACGAATGTGACAAGTCCTTCCTGGTGAAGTCAAACCTCACCGAACACCAGAGAACTCACAcgggagagaaaccctatgaatgtaaagaCTGTGGCAAGTCATTTTGCCAAAAATACGCCCTCACGGTACACCAGAGAACTCACACGGGAGAGAAACCGTATAAATGCAACGAATGTGGGAAAACCTTCTGTGTGAAATCCAACCTTACGCAACACCAAAGGACTCACACGGGAGAGAAGCCGTACAAATGCAGCGACTGCTGGAGGTCTTTCTGTGTCAAGTCCAACCTCGTCGTGCACCAGAGAactcacacaggagagaaaccctacaaatgcCTCGAGTGTGGGAAGACCTTCTATGAGAAATCTGCCCTCACAAAACATCAGCGGATTCACACGGgggaaaaaccttacaaatgcgaAGAATGCAAAAAAAGTTTCAGCCAGAGGTCAGCCCTTACCAAGCAtcaaagaaaaacacacaagaaGAAAACACCCACTGGTAGCCTTCACGGGCAGAAATCTGAAACAACCAGCAAAGCTCACTGA